From a single Arachis hypogaea cultivar Tifrunner chromosome 3, arahy.Tifrunner.gnm2.J5K5, whole genome shotgun sequence genomic region:
- the LOC112791226 gene encoding shikimate kinase, chloroplastic — protein MDAKAAKALQLSALLQPEKIRSKPSGASSLIISREPHKKFFRVSVSVKLQPVRTSTIRRRVAPLEVTRSYENIPASTLESGTCHALLDEELILKSRSQEIDPYLNGRCIYLVGMMGSGKTTVGKIMAQVLGYSFCDSDALVEEEVGNSVADIFKHYGEAFFRDKETEVLHKLSLMRRFVISTGGGAVIRPINWKHMHKGVSVWLDVPLEALAQRIAAVGTNSRPLLHYEAGDAYTRALLKLSALFEERGDSYANANARVSLEKIAAKLGQRDVSKLSPTAIALEALEQIEVFLKEEDNNYAER, from the exons ATGGATGCGAAAGCTGCGAAAGCGTTGCAACTTTCAGCTCTGCTTCAACCGGAGAAGATTCGGTCAAAACCCAGTGGCGCTTCTTCTCTGATCATATCACGTGAGCCGCACAAAAAGTTTTTCCGGGTTTCGGTTTCGGTTAAGTTGCAGCCTGTTAGAACTTCCACGATCCGGCGCAGGGTAGCACCTTTGGAGGTTACTCGTTCATACGAAAATATCCCAG CTTCGACATTGGAATCTGGAACCTGTCATGCTCTTCTTGATGAAGAGTTGATTTTGAAG AGTAGATCACAAGAGATCGATCCATATTTAAATGGACGCTGTATATATCTTGTTG GAATGATGGGATCTGGGAAGACAACTGTGGGGAAGATTATGGCACAAGTGCTTGGCTATTCTTTCTGTGATAG TGATGCATTGGTGGAGGAGGAGGTTGGAAATTCTGTAGCTGATATATTCAAGCACTATGGAGAAGCTTTCTTTCGCGATAAAGAG ACCGAGGTATTGCATAAACTGTCCCTGATGCGTAGATTTGTTATTTCTACTGGTGGAGGTGCTGTTATCAGGCCCATCAATtg GAAACATATGCACAAGGGCGTCAGTGTTTGGTTGGATGTACCGCTGGAAGCCTTGGCACAGAGAATTGCAGCTGTAGGAACTAACTCTCGCCCCCTACTACATTATGAAGCAGGAGATGCATACACCCGG GCTCTCCTGAAGTTATCTGCTCTTTTTGAAGAAAGAGGTGATTCATATGCCAATGCCAATGCCAGGGTCTCATTGGAAA AGATAGCGGCAAAACTGGGCCAAAGAGATGTGTCCAAACTGTCACCAACTGCTATTGCACTTGAG GCATTGGAACAAATTGAAGTCTTTTTGAAGGAAGAAGACAACAATTACGCAGAACGCTAA